The genomic DNA CATCTGAGCAAGGCTAAATGGACTGAGTTCTTAGCTGCCCTTGATGCTCCGACCCGCCCCCTTCCTCAGATGCAACGTCTCCTAGCTGAACCAGGCTTCTTTGATGCGACACCTGCGCCTGGCTTCAAAGAAAAGCGTTGACTAGGCGTATCGAGAAACTTCAGCCGCATCACGCAGTTGAAGCGTTCGACTGCGGACATGAAGTCCTCAATCGCTTCCTCCAGAAGCACGCAGTACAAAATCAATTCAGTGGTGGGTCGCAAACCTATGTGGGGTTGGTCGATAACATTGTCGTCGGTTATTACGCACTCGCGGTGGGATCGGTGGAACAAGATAACGCTCCGGAAAGAGTGAAGAAGGGGCTGGCAAAACATTCCATTCCCATCATGCTGCTTGCCAGGTTAGCGGTAGATCTTCACTGGCAGAAACAAGGAGTCGGTGCTGCCCTATTGAAGGACGCTACACTGCGGACGCTTCAGGCCGCCGATATTGCAGGAATTCGCGCCTTGGTGGTCCATGCCAAAGATAATGTAGCTAAAAAGTTCTACGAGCGTTTCGATTTCCTTCCTTCACCAAGCGATGCTTTGCATCTCTTCATTCTCCTCAAAGACGTCCGAAAGATAGGTTCATAACACCCACCATCAGCAAGACCGTCGCAGCCAGAAGAAATAGAATGGGTAGGAAGTCGTTTGCGCCTGCCCCCCAACTCACGGCAAATCGTCTCGCCGGACTCATGCGACCAACCGTCGTATTTAGCAGCGCACGCAGCATTCACAACGGCATGCGCTGCCCCTTGATGCTGCTCTGTTGTTCGACCGTGATATACGCAAGGTCTGAATGAGGGCCAGATGGGGCGTGCGGAGGCTCGATTGCCAGAGATTACGTTGTGGAGTGAATAAGAGGATAACGCTGCTGAACGTTTTGAGTATCCCCGCACGCCTGGGAGGGGCCTGGTCAGCCTTTCCCGAATCGTTGGAGGTGTTGTCAGGCGTCCCAGTAAAAGAGGAGACTCCGGGTCGAGCAAACGGGAAAAGACTTCACTGAAGGTGTTGAATATCCCCGCGCACATTTGAAATGCGGGGTCGAGCAAGCTTTGTTTGGTCGGGGCGAGAGGATTTGAACCTCCGACATCCTGGTCCCAAACCAGGCGCGCTACCGAGCTGCGCTACGCCCCGACTGAGTTCTGTTCCGCCATCATCTGCTCGAGCAGAGTCCTGGCCTGGGTAAAGGCACGGGCCCGATGGCTGATTCGATTTTTCACATCCGGCGACAGCTGGGCCAGAGTCTGATGATATTCCGGCAGGAAAAAGACCGGATCATACCCAAAACCACGGGAGCCCGTCGCCTCTTCGGCAATGACTCCCTCTAACACCCCTTTGGTCGAGAAGGTCTTGCCGGCAGGAAACGCAATGGCCGCCACGGTTATAAAGCGGGCACCACGATCTTCCGCTGGAATACCACGAAGCTCCTGCAATAGCTTCCGCCAATTGTCTTCATAGCTGGCCTGTTCACCGGCGTACCGCGCCGCAAAGGCTCCCGGGCGCCCGCCGAGGGCATCGACCTCCAATCCGGTATCATCTGCCACCGCCGGCAGTCCCGTATACCGAGCGATCTCGACGGCCTTTTTCATCGCGTTGGCTTCACAGGTCTCGCCGTCCTCCACCACGTCCGGCGCGTCGGGAAAATCGTCCAGTGTACGAATCGTGATATCCATACCGCCTAATAGGGCGACCAGCTCCTGCTTCTTATGCTGATTCCTGGTCGCCAGCACGATCTGCATGGTTAACTCAGCGAGCCGATCAACGACTTTTGCAAATCAACCAATTCACGGATCGCGCCCCAGCCGAGATCGAGAAACTCATCCATATCTTTCTTATTGAACGGCGTCTTTTCAGCCGTCCCCTGCACTTCGACGTACTGCCCGGCGCCGGTCATCACCAGATTCAAATCCACCTCGGCATGCGAGTCTTCTTCGTAGGCTAGGTCCACCATGACCTGTCCCCCGACCTTGCCGATACTGATGGCCGCCAGGTAATCGGTCAACGGATTAACCTTGATCAAGTCCTTTTTCTTCAGCACACCCACGGCATCCGCGAGGGCGATAAAGGAGCCGGTAATGGAGGCCGTGCGAGTTCCACCATCCGCTTGAATCACATCACAATCGATCCAGATGGTCCGTTCGCCCAAACGGCCCGTATCGATCACGGCACGGAGCGCACGTCCGACCAACCGCTGAATCTCCAACGTGCGGCCGCCCTGCTTACCCTTGACCGATTCCCGGGGCGAACGATCGTGCGTGGCCCGGGGCAGCATGGCATATTCGGCTGTCACCCAGCCGGCACCCTTACCTTTTAAAAACGGCGGAACTTTTTCTTCAATCGACGCCGTGCAAATGACCTTAGTGTCCCCCATTTCGATCAAGACGGAGCCTTCGGCATGTTTCGTAAAATTGCGCGTCACCCTAACCGGACGGATCTGATCCCGCCGACGGCCATCGATTCGACCTAACCCTGCTCCGCTCGCCATTGAGTCGCGCTCCTTCCTGCACAGCAAATCTAAAGGAGCGAATTATAGTGAACAGGGCTTCAAAGAGCAAATCCAGCGGCGCGACCGGTGCTCGTTTCTCAAACTGCGTTTCGGCTGGCAATCGGGAAAGCCCCCTGTATAATCCAGCGTGATGGTGCAGGTTGCTGTTCCCTCGGGAACGCCGCCTGCTCAAAGACCAACGGACGAGCGTCAGAGTTGACGATCACAGCCCCGGGCCGGGCAGAGCGGCCGGAAACTGCCACTCGTCGGATCTTGTCCCGATAGAACAGAGTTCCCAGCATTGATGCAGCAATGGGCGGGCGGCACGGGACAGTTGGTCGCACCGCGGCTTGAGTGGCATAAAAGGTGCTTTTCCCCTCAATCCATCTCGCACTTCAGACTTTACGCCCAACGACCGATACTGACTCTATTGCTGATCGACACCACGATTAACCTAGCCCGGCGAACCATATGAGCATTCCGAGCGTCACCGAAGTCACCACCCAGCAAGCAATCCTCGAAAACCGCAACATCCTGATTGTGGACGATGAAGAGCCTATCCGTCGATTATTGGGCTACCTTCTCGAACCCCACGGATACAAGGTGGCGCTGGCGGGAGAAGCGCGCGAAGCCCGTCAACGGATGGAGAGCGGTTCCTATGCGTTGGTGCTGTGTGACGTGAACATGCCGGGCGAATCCGGCATGGATCTCATTCGCCACATCCTGACGCAATACCCCAGCACCGCCGTCATCATGATTACGGGCCTCGACAGCCCCGTCCTCGCGAATGCGGCCTTGGATATGGGCGCCTTCGGTTACGTCATCAAGCCGTTCGAAGCGAACGAAGTCCTGATCAACGTGGCCAACGCGTTGCGACGACGCAAGTTGGAAATTGAAAACGCCATGCACCGGGAGAATCTGGAAGAAGTCGTCCGGACCAGGACGATTGCCCTTCAGCAGGCACTTGAGTGGCTGGAGCGGAGCGAGAAGGAACTGCGCCTCTCCCGCGAAGAAACCATTCAACGGCTCGCGATCGCCGCCGAATACCGCGACAGTTCGACCGCGCAGCATATTCAACGAATGAGCCACTACTGCGAACTGCTGGCCCGTCGCTACGGGCTTTCACCCGAGCGATGCGATCTCATCCGCACCGCCAGTCCGATGCACGACATCGGCAAGATCGGCACCCCGGACCATGTGCTGCTCAAGCCAGGCAAGTTCACACCCGAAGAATTCAAGGTGATCACCCAGCATACGGAAATCGGGTACCGGATTCTGGCCGGGTCTGATTCGGAACTCTTGAAAGTCGCCGCGCTCATCGCCTGGACGCACCACGAACGCTTCGACGGCACCGGTTACCCGCGCGGACTCAAAGGCGAGACGATTCCGCTTGAAGGCCGGATCACCGCCATCGCCGATAACTTCGACGCCCTGACGACGCAGCGTGTCTACAAGCCGGCCTATGATTTCGATCACGCGAAGGAACTGATGCTTAAGGAGCGGGGCAAGCACTTCGATCCGGAACTGCTGGATATCTTCTTCGACTCGATGGAGGAGATCACACGCATTTACGATCAATTTGCCGATCCGACCTGGTTGTCCACCTCCCGTCACCGCGCCATCACGCAGGACCAGGGAGAAGTCGCATGACCCGCACATCACGCAATTGGATCGCGTATCTGTGCGAGAGCCTCGCCTCCTCCGGCATGATGCCGACCTGGGAAGCCGCCACCTACCTGACCGACAACCTGTTCGGCGACAAGCCCAATCCCCGACTCTTGCGAACCGCCTGCCCCTATGAGGATACGACGCACCTGCTGCACCGGTTGTATCAACCGCTGGTCGAGGCCGCCACGCGCGATATCCCGATTCCCGCAGCAGCCATGATCCACGTCTTCACAGATATCAGCCTCACCGGCAAATCAGCCGTGCTGGTGGTGTATTTCCCCGGACACAATCAGCCGCACCAGCTCTTACTGCTGGATGCCGCCAAAGCCTGGGAACTGGTGTTTGACAATTCGGAGGAGTTTAACAGCTGGGCGGAGGAACGATATCATTGGATCAAGACCTCGCTCACGAGTGTCATCGCCGGCGTGTCCGTCTCCCCTGCCATTCCCTCGCCTCTCGAAGCCGTCAAGAACTGACTGGAAGGTAAGAGCGTATAGCCTGTGGCTTATAGCCTAGCCCGGAGCCTTCCTCATCCTTTCTGTCCGCCATCAGCTATATGCTATCTGCCATCGGCTCTTCGCAATTACGCATCGTAGTTCAGATTTGGAGCCAGCCACCGCTCTACTTCGCCGACCGGTAGATTCTTGCGGGTCGCGTAATCCTCCACCTGATCGCGATTGATCTTGCCCACGGCAAAATACTTGGCCTCCGGATGCGCAAAATACAAGCCGCTGACCGCAGCCGCCGGCAGCATGGCGTAGGATTCGGTCAGCGTCACCCCCGCTTGAGCCTCGGCATTCAATACATCGAAGAGCGTCCGCTTCTCCGTGTGATCCGGACAGGCCGGATAACCGGGAGCCGGCCGGATCCCCCGATACCGCTCGCGAATCATGTCTTCGTTCGTGAGGTCCTCCGTCTTCCCATATCCCCATTCCAGCCGCACCTGCTTGTGCAGCCATTCGGCAAAGGCCTCCGCCAGCCGATCCGCCAAGGCCTTGACCATGATGGAATTGTAGTCGTCATGATCCTTCTCATACTTCGCGCAGAGCGCCGGCACGCCGATGCCGGCCGTCACCACAAACGCGCCCACATAGTCGGCACGCCCGGACTCCTTGGGCGCGACATAATCCGCAAGCGCCAGGTTGAATTGGTCGGTCGGCTTCTCCATCTGTTGCCGGAGCGTGTGGAAAGTGGCCAGCGGCTCACGTCGATCCGGATCCCGATAGAGATGAATGTCGTCACCCGCGCTATTGGCGGGAAAGAACCCGTAGACACCGCGAGCCGTCAGCAACTCACCCTGGATGATCTCCTCCAGTAACGCCTGTGCATCCGCCAAGAGTTCTTTGGCCTTCGGACCCACCGTGGCATCGTCCAGGATAGCCGGATACCGGCCGCGCAATTCCCACGTATGAAAAAACGGCGACCAATCGATATAGGGCACCAACTCACGCAACGGCATCCGATCGATCTGACGCACGCCGGTGAATGAAGGCGCGGGGATATCGGCAGCGGCCCAATCAGTCGACAGCTTGTGCTTCCGGGCTGCTTCCAGGCTACGCAGGGTTTTCGGCCCTCGATCCTGATGCGCCTGCCGGATGCGGTCATAGTCGGCACGTACACCGGCAGAAAAGCTCTCTCGTTGCTCTTCATTGATCAGACTGCCCACGACACCGACGGCGCGGGAGGCGTCGAGCACATGCACCGTCGCATGGCCGTACGAAGGGGCAATTTTCACGGCCGTGTGGGCCTTGCTGGTCGTGGCGCCGCCGATGAGCAATGGCACCGTAAACCCCTGGCGCGTCATCTCCTTGGCCACATGCACCATTTCATCCAACGATGGAGTGATCAAGCCGCTCAGCCCGACCATATCCACCTGATGCTCACGCGCGGCCGCCAGAATCTTTTCGCAAGACACCATCACGCCAAGGTCGATCACCTCATAGTTGTTGCAGCCCAACACCACACCTACGATGTTCTTGCCGATATCGTGCACATCGCCCTTGACGGTCGCGAGCAGGACCTTGCCGTTCGCGCGGGACGTGCCCAACCGTAACTTTTCGGCTTCCATAAACGGCATGAGATACGCCACCGCTTTCTTCATGACTCGGGCGCTCTTCACCACTTGCGGCAGGAACATTTTTCCCGACCCGAAGAGATCGCCGACAATGTTCATGCCCGCCATCAGCGGCCCCTCGATCACGTCGAGCGGCCGGGAGGACTTCTGCCTCGCCTCCTCCACGTCCTGATCGATGTAGTCGGTCAGTCCTTTCACCAGCGCATGGGCCAACCGTTCCTCCACCGGTCTTGTCCGCCACTCATCATCCTTGACCGCCGTCTTGCCCTTCTGTTTGACCGTGTCGGCAAAGGCCACCAGCCGCTCCGTGGCATCCGGCCGGCGATTCAGCAGCACGTCTTCGACCAGCGTCAGCAGATCTTTGGGGATCTCCTCGTAGACGGCCAGCTGCCCCGCATTGACGATGCCCATGTCGAGGCCGGCCTGTATGGCATGGTAGAGGAACGCAGCATGCATCGCCTCGCGCACGACGTTGTTGCCGCGGAACGAGAACGAAATATTGCTGACGCCGCCGCTGACCTTCGCCAGCGGCAAGTGCTGCTTGATCCACCGTGTCGCATCGATAAAATCGACCGCGTAGTTGTTGTGCTCTTCGAGTCCGGTCGCGACCGTGAGAATATTCGGATCGAAAATAATATCCTGCGGCGGCACCCCGACCTGTTCCGTCAGCAGACGATAGGACCGCTCACAGATCTCGATCCGCCGTGCAACCGAGTCAGCCTGCCCCCGTTCATCGAACGCCATGACCACGATCGCCGCGCCGTACCGACGGATGAGCCGCGCCTGTTCGAGGAACTTCGCCTCGCCTTCCTTCAGACTGATGGAATTGACGATGCCCTTCCCCTGTATGTTGCGAAGGCCCTCTTCGATGACCTCCCACTTGGAACTGTCCACCATGATCGGCACCCGAGCGATGTCCGATTCCGCCGCCAGCAGCCGCAGAAACTTCTGCATTGCCGCTTTGGAGTCCAGCATGCCTTCGTCCATATTAATGTCGATGACCTGCGCCCCGCCTTCCACCTGCTGACGCGCGACGGTCAGCGCCTTGTCATAATCGCCGGCCAGAATCAGCTTGGAAAAGGCCGGTGAGCCGGTGATATTGGTGCGCTCCCCGACATTGACGAAATTCGACTCAGGCCGCACCGTCAAGGCCTCCAGGCCGCTCAGCCGCAAGTAGGGCTCGACCTTGGAGGGCTGCCGTGGCGTCACACCTTTCACAGCCGTGGCGATCGAACGGATATGGTCGGGCGTCGTCCCGCAGCAGCCGCCCACGATATTGAGCCAGCCGTTCTGCGCCCACTCGCGCAGCTGTGGTGCCAACGAATCCGGCGTTTCCGGAAATCCTGTCGGCAGTAAGGGATTGGGCAATCCGGCATTCGGATGGCTGCTGACAAAAATCGGCGCGATCTGCGAGAGCTCTTCGATCAGCGGCCGCATTTCTCTCGGCCCCAATGCGCAGTTCATGCCCACGCTGAGCAACGGCACATGCGAGATGGAATTCCAAAACCCTTCGACCGTCTGACCCGAAAACCCACGGTTGCTCCCGGCCTGAATGAAGGTGACCGAGGCCATGATCGGCACCTGCCGCGCCCCTTCCGCAAACAGCCGCTGGATCGCGAAAAATGCGGCCTTGGCGTTGAGCGTATCGAAAATCGTCTCGACCAGGAGCAGATCGACGCCGCCGTCCAACAGGCCGCGCACCTGCTCCCCGTAGGCCTGCACCAATTCAGGATAGGTCGTTCCACGCGCCGCCGCATCGTTCGAATCGGTCGAGACCGAAGAGGTCTTGGTGGTGGGACCGATCGCACCGGCCACAAAGCAGCGGCGAGTCGGCTGCGCGGCAACGACCTGTGCCACGGCCCGCTTCGCGCATTCGGCGCCGGCTTTCGACAATTCATATCCCAGGTCATCCATGCCGTAATCAGCCAGCGACACAGACTGCGAGTTAAACGTATTGGTTTCGATGATATCCGCGCCAGCTTCAAGGTACTGCCGGTGAATCGCCTCAATGACATCCGGCCGGGTGACATTCAGAAGATCGTTGTGTCCCTTGAGATCTTTGGTCCAATTTCGAAAACGCTCCCCACGAAACGCGGCTTCGTCCAGCTTATACCGCTGGATCATGGTACCCATGGCACCATCCAGGATCAGGATGCGCTCTCGCAGGAGGTCGCGAACTTCATGTACCGGCATGACTACCTATGTCTTTCTGCCACCGGACGTCAGGCGTGCGCCGTCTGCGTCGATGACTGGCAATTGGACGGCCATCATATCGGGAACGGACTTTTTTCAGCAAGCTATTGCAGGCTCTTCGCCTTGACATTGACTACCCCGGCCGATACGATGCCCACCGTTGTCTGCCCGAGCCTGAGACAATCCTATGGCGCATCAGACTGTCTCCCGCCTGTTCATCCTCTGCTTGTTCTGTATCACTATCGTCTTGTCGAGACTCGATCCTCTGTGGGCAGGCCCCTACTTCGAGGACGGCTACCTCGGGCTCACGCAAACGGAACTGCACGACAAGCTCGGTCTGCCGCAGGCCGTCCGGGACCGCAAATCTGCGCTGCGTGTCTTCACGTATTATCCGATCACCGATTGGGAGCAGTACTTCAAGAAGGTGGCCTCACCAGAAAACGGAGAGGATGTGTACACCTTCAAACGTGACGGCATCGACGTGCGCTATTCGTTCAGCTACACCTTCGATCCGAACGACCACAACGACCAACGCCCGCTCTTTGTGCGTTTGGTGGATATCGAATTCATGCCGCCGGTCGCGTTGAGCAAGGTTCCCCAACTCGTCCCGGAGTTCAAGCCCTCCGAAGACGCCAACGCGCCGGTCTTCCGTTCGAACATCATGCTGTTGTTTTTCGCCGGAAACCCTTCGCCGGAGGCGCGCTTTCTTGTGCGGGAAAAGGGGAAGGAGGCCTTGGACTGGTCACTCGCCTTTCAAATGTTCGCCCTGCAGGGACTACCCGATCCGCTGACCTCGAAGGCCCCGATCGACCGCCTGGAGATCAGCACGCAGAGTTTACCGCTGGTCAAGCTCCGCCAACGCAACACCCACGAGCCGGTCCTGAACCCTTACTCCAAGGCCTTCGCCCAACAGCCGCCTCCCCCGCCGACCGTAAAAAAGATTCCGGTGCCCAAATACGCCGACTGAGAGGTTCCGGACGGTCCTGCTCTCTGCCCTCTCGAAGCTACAGAGTGGGCGAAAGCCACACGCCTGGCTGCAAGTCTGTCTCATCCCACCGGGATCGTTACTGGGTAGGCGGTTCGATCTGCTCCAATTGACGGGCCGTGCGAGCGTCTTGCGCGCGATAACTTTGCTCGGTCTGGCTTCTCATTTTCCCCAGCACATTCTCCATGGCCTGTTCCGATCCCTGCTGAGGCGAGCCGGTCACCGCCTCGAAGGAAGGCATGCCTGAGATCGCCACCTGATAGAGAGCCGCGACGCCGACCAGCACCAGGAGAAACTTGCAGAGCAGCCGGATGCCGGGGTTGGAACTCATAAATATCGGCACCAGCAGTGCCAGCCAGCAGACGCCGGCCAGGATGATGACGGCGGTTTGATGGGCCGTGAGGCCCTTGATCGTGCGGGACCCGACTTTTGCCGCGATGACGTTGAGGAGGTTCTCCACCACCCCGGAAGCAGACGGTGACCGGCTGACGGTTGCAGCAGCCACAGGCGCGGGAGCAGCGGTCGGCGGAGCTTCCGCAGTGGCCATCGTTCGCACACGCCCGCGAAACTCTGCCGGTACCTGCTCGAGGTTATCGGTCAGCACAGCCTGTCCCTGAGCATCGGTGTAGACGTAGAGCGGTCCCGCCCCCGCCACGCCGTACCATGTCAGGCAAATACCCAGCATGATCAGCCCAATCCAACATCGGTTGATCGAATAACGCCAGCACCCCATGCGTCGCCCTCCACGGTCCTGCTTCAAGCATAGCAGGTCGAACAGCCGGCTCAAGGGAGTGAAACCCGTCTCTGATGCCCTCCCCCTCCCTTGACGGAGCGAAAAACGATTGTTTAGCATGCAGAAGTACCAGCACTCTTCTTGCCCATTCGATGACGGAAGGACCATTGTGACCGATCAGACGACCTCTGCAACTCCCGTTTCGGCCCTCCCCCCGGCGGTGGAACCGACACCCTTCATCCGCCAGCGGCCGGTCCGGATCATTATCCATACGTTTCTGGGGTTATTCGTGGTCGCCCTGATCGCGTTTCGTTTCGTGCCGGGCTGGCTGGATCCGGACTTCTCGAAGCACATCGAAAGCCACCGAGTGATGGTCGGCATGGACCGTAAACAGGTCCTCGACTCCTGGGGCTCCCCGAATACGATGAATGTGACGCACACCAGCGACGGGCTGCGGCGCGAAGAATGGATTTTCGAAGACTGGGAAAGTCCGGCGGTCGTGAAGCACCGCTACTTGTATTTCGAAGAAGGCAAGCTGATCGGCGGGCATTTTTCGGGATCGGATGTGCGCCTGCCCATTCCCACCACACCTGAGCCGGTCAAACCGAAGGGTCATCCGTAGGCGGCCGTTGACCGGCCGGTAGCCCGCTGCTCAAGACGTCATCCGTCCACATCACCGGTCGTTTCACGAATGTGCAGGGCCAGACGGCTGAGCAGCACCTCGGCCCGCTGCTTGTCCCGCTCCTCCACCATCACCCGGCTGCCCAACAGCGCGACCCCGGGGTACAACGCCCCGACGTGCTCATGCTGCACCGTGTAGGTAATCCCATTGCCGTCGAGCAGGCTCTTGATCAACGCCAACTCACCGACATCACCCGACTCACACAGGGTGACCAGCTTCGTGGAATTTTCAGGGTGGTGTCTTGGCATGAAGGTCGGCCTCCCGGTCGGCAGTTCGAAGCCACATTCCGATCAGGCTTGTCTGGAACCGGCAGGCCGGGCGGCTGACAGTGCGCGATTCGTTGCAATTCTGTCGGTTGGTCAATACACTGACTGATGAGTGAGTACTGCACCTTCCATCAGGTCGGCTAGACTACATGCGAGCGAGGCGAGAAGCCATCCACCGGTTGGCTGGCACCGGCGGTACGACACGGACGACTTACGGGGTTTCAGTGATCTGCACCCGCCGTTCCTTCCCGGCGCCCCCCGACACAGTCAGCACTCGCTTCCACTCGCGGACTTGGTAGATCGCCCAGGCCTGAGGCTGGTCCTTATAGAAGGCATCCGGATCCTCACCGGAGGCGTTCAGATAGATCGGTTCGGTAAATCCTTCGTCCAGGACATAATCCAGCAGGCAGTCGGTGGTAAACCCCTTGCCGTGCAGGGCCACTTCGGCGAGGAAGTTGAGAATCTGGTCGGAGTCTTGAATCGTGATAGGCTTCATCTGATCGGTGGCTGATTGTAGCCAGTGAGAAAGAAGGAAGGCAAGGCATGGCACACAAGAGATTGACCCGCACACAATTTCTCGAACGGCTGTTGGCGATCATGGACTGCAAACACCACTGGGCCTGGCCGATCATCATGGGGCCCGGCATCACGAAAGCCCAGCTGAAGCTTCACTATCAACAGGAGTTCCTGGTCTACGTTCGCGACTTCCCTGTTCTGCTGGCCCGCGTGCACGGGCAGAATCCGCCTTCCGATGTGCGGCGCATGTTGGCGGAGAATATTTATGAGGAAGATACCGGCGGGCTCTCCTTCGGCCGATCCCATCCCGAACTCTTTAACGAAATGATGCGCGGCCTGGGCTTCGACGGCGAGACGTTTCGCAGGACGAAACTCCTCCCTGCCAGCGCGCGGTATCGAGCATGGCTGGAAAAGGTCACGGCCAGTCGTGACTGGGTGGTCGGGGCGGCTGCCCTCGCCGTATTTGTCGAGGGCAGCATCAAGGACCGGCAGGAGATCCAGGCGCCCTCCAAGCCGAAAACCGAGACGGAGATTGAAGCCTATATCGATGCCCATCCTCTTATTCGTCACCATGGAATCGACCGGCAGCACATGGATTTGATTCGCGCCCACCAGAAGGTTGAGGCGGGTCATCGACAGGATGCGTACACGATGGTCGTCAACTACGCCGAAACCAGAAGCCAACAAAACGCTGTGCTCGCATGCGTCACCAAAGGCCTCGCCTTGTGGATGGCCTACCGCGACAGCGTCGCGAAAGCCTGTAAGCTGAAGAAAGCCTAGCCCGGATGAGACTGACCCGTGTGCTCCTTCTGACACTCTGCCTCTTTCCGACCATCGGCTATCAGCCATCAGCGTTCGCGGCTCCTCGGGTTGACGACATGGTCATGGTTCCGGCAGGTGAATTTACGATGGGGGCCTCGGCAGAGAGCGGCGGGCTTCCGGATGAACGTCCGCTACGGCTCATCTACCTCGGGGCGTTCTGGATCGATCGGCACGAAGTCACCAACGTAGCCTATCAGGAATTCGTGCAGGCCACCGGATACCAGGCACCAGCCAACTCCGCTCCGGCATTGACGTTGTGGGAGCACAACGCGCCTCTACCCGGCATCGAGCAACATCCCGTCGTCAATGTCAGTTGGCTTGATGCCGTGGCCTTCTGTCGCTGGGCGAACAAACGCCTCCCGACTGAAGCGGAATGGGAAAAGGCGGCACGGGGAACAGACGGGCGAACCTATCCCTGGGGCAACGAATGGAGTTTCGAGAACGGCAACAGCGCGAGCTACTGGGCCCGTCAGACGGTGCAGTTCGCCGACAGCACGGAATGGGACGCGTTCTGGGTCAAGGGTGTCGGCGCAGCCATCTCCAAAGAAAAGGGCCTGAAGGGAGAAATCCTGACCTTGCCGGTGGGCAGCTTTCCGGCTGGTGCCAGCCCCTACGGAGTGCTGGACATGGCGGGCAATGCCGCCGAATGGGTGCAGGACTGGTACAACCCCAACGATTACCGCACGGCGACGCTCACCAACCCCCAGGGTCCGGAACGCGGGGCCATCAAGGCCATGCGCGGCGGATCCTGGCTCAAACCGGCGATCAGCTTACGCACGACTGATCGCGACTGGGGGACGATGGACAGCCGCCCTTCTGGAACCGGGTTCCGTTGTGCCCGGGACGCCTACTGATCGGGGCACCTCCCGTCGCCGCTTCAAGCCTCATGCTGAGTGCCCCTCTGCTACCCTGTTCTGCCTGCTCGAATTTCAGGAGATCCTAGGTGCCCTACGCAATCGCCGCTATACTGCAGGTGAGCGCGACGCACTATCCTCGTCGCCGGGCGCTGATCGTTCGAGCACCGCACCATGACACTCCACACCGCCCGATTCATGACGACCGGCATCCTCGTCCTGCTGACGGGCCTCATCTTCCTCGCCGAACTGACATCTGAATTCAGACTGGCCACCTGGCTTCCGTACTTCTTGTTGACCATTCCGGCTTCTCGCCTCTATCCCCGACATATTTTCCTGGTTGCCGTCGGAGGATGGTCGCTGTTGATTGTGGCCGGATGCCTCGCACCCTTTCCAGCCGAGGAAGCAACCAACGCGCTCGTGAGTCGCGCAATCGGT from Nitrospira sp. ND1 includes the following:
- a CDS encoding GNAT family N-acetyltransferase; protein product: MTRRIEKLQPHHAVEAFDCGHEVLNRFLQKHAVQNQFSGGSQTYVGLVDNIVVGYYALAVGSVEQDNAPERVKKGLAKHSIPIMLLARLAVDLHWQKQGVGAALLKDATLRTLQAADIAGIRALVVHAKDNVAKKFYERFDFLPSPSDALHLFILLKDVRKIGS
- a CDS encoding XTP/dITP diphosphatase, which produces MQIVLATRNQHKKQELVALLGGMDITIRTLDDFPDAPDVVEDGETCEANAMKKAVEIARYTGLPAVADDTGLEVDALGGRPGAFAARYAGEQASYEDNWRKLLQELRGIPAEDRGARFITVAAIAFPAGKTFSTKGVLEGVIAEEATGSRGFGYDPVFFLPEYHQTLAQLSPDVKNRISHRARAFTQARTLLEQMMAEQNSVGA
- the rph gene encoding ribonuclease PH is translated as MASGAGLGRIDGRRRDQIRPVRVTRNFTKHAEGSVLIEMGDTKVICTASIEEKVPPFLKGKGAGWVTAEYAMLPRATHDRSPRESVKGKQGGRTLEIQRLVGRALRAVIDTGRLGERTIWIDCDVIQADGGTRTASITGSFIALADAVGVLKKKDLIKVNPLTDYLAAISIGKVGGQVMVDLAYEEDSHAEVDLNLVMTGAGQYVEVQGTAEKTPFNKKDMDEFLDLGWGAIRELVDLQKSLIGSLS
- a CDS encoding HD domain-containing phosphohydrolase, yielding MSIPSVTEVTTQQAILENRNILIVDDEEPIRRLLGYLLEPHGYKVALAGEAREARQRMESGSYALVLCDVNMPGESGMDLIRHILTQYPSTAVIMITGLDSPVLANAALDMGAFGYVIKPFEANEVLINVANALRRRKLEIENAMHRENLEEVVRTRTIALQQALEWLERSEKELRLSREETIQRLAIAAEYRDSSTAQHIQRMSHYCELLARRYGLSPERCDLIRTASPMHDIGKIGTPDHVLLKPGKFTPEEFKVITQHTEIGYRILAGSDSELLKVAALIAWTHHERFDGTGYPRGLKGETIPLEGRITAIADNFDALTTQRVYKPAYDFDHAKELMLKERGKHFDPELLDIFFDSMEEITRIYDQFADPTWLSTSRHRAITQDQGEVA